One window from the genome of Epinephelus moara isolate mb chromosome 5, YSFRI_EMoa_1.0, whole genome shotgun sequence encodes:
- the LOC126390512 gene encoding mucin-5AC-like isoform X10, whose amino-acid sequence MTSRTVSAISLSVNMTSALVNATSPSVYATSQPVNLTSPPVNMTSPPVTATSPSTHMTSPTVSATSSLVTATSPSVYTTSTPVNVTSPSVNMTTQIVYTTSALIITTSPSVNITLPLISVTLPSINMTSPLISATSPSVHMTSPSVNATTTLVTVTSPTVNDASPIVNITSTLVHTTSPPVSVTSQSANGTSAGVSTTSSVVFMTSTPVNITSQPVHMTSQLVNMTSESVSATSPLIHMTSPVNMTSPSANMTSPPINATSPPANMTSPPINATSPPANMTSPPINATSPPANMTSPPINATSPPLNMTSPPINMTSPPLTSMPFPGNASSTPVTVTSAPPGNTTTGTPPATPTAVTTTEPKIQLEFKLQQNFTQQLTNTSSPEYQALANTLTAALDNVYSAQYGTSFNRTVIKNFSPGSVVADVELIFNDVSTLPNASSVAETMVTAASSSNFSLSVDTTSITATAVVAPTEAPATSTPPINMTSSPVNMTSSPANMTSPPINMTSPPANMTSPPINATSPPGNASSPPVTVTSAPPGLTTIGAPATTPTVTTTEPKVKLGFKLQQNFTQQLTNTSSPEYQALANTVTAALDNIYSAQYGTSFNRTVIKSFSQGSVVVDAELIFNNVTTLPNASSVTETMVTAASSSNFSLSVNTSSVTATVVLAPTQAPATVAPSTPLANMTSVQPVSTMSPPGNATSPPINGTSAQPVITTGTLPITTAAPAADSKIMLGFKLQQAFTAELANKSSPEFKVLENKVKTILDHVYSNRYGSNFLRSIINSFSQGSVVVDSELIFKNASSVPEPSAVANVLVEAVSNSSNFSLPVNTSSIAATRISTSTAEPTSVSAMPITSAAANVTASPTQAPNATAGPSAAPNATAGPSAAPNATAGPSAAPNATAGPSTAATAPTAAPNATAATDAAPTTSSTDPPSSTEGTLGLIFSLSQNFTSDLANSSSTAFQTLAAKVVQELNKVGKSLYGSSFSRSLVNAFRSGSVVADTTLVFKDKSSVPSASNATSQLSSALRSNSSSLNVIAGSVNATSSSSAAASTAAPTVTSAPTAAPNATAAPTAAPTAAPNVTAAPTAAPNATAAPTAAPTAAPNVTAAPTAAPNATAAPTAAPTAAPNATAAPTAAPTAAPTATEAPAAATNATAATTTASTDSPSSSEGTLGLKFSLNQTFTSDLSNSSSTAFKTLAAKVVKEINNISSGLYGSSFSRSIVNAFTSGSVNVDMTLVFKDKNSVPSASNATSQYSSALTSSSSLNVISGSISAESTSTSSSPPHPTVVSLAVFSLTLLALAQILTDL is encoded by the exons ATGACATCACGGACAGTCAGTGCAATCTCTCTATCAGTAAACATGACATCAGCACTAGTCAATGCAACCTCACCATCAGTCTATGCAACCTCACAACCAGTCAATTTAACATCACCACCAGTCAACATGACCTCACCACCAGTCACTGCAACCTCACCATCAACCCATATGACATCACCGACAGTCAGTGCAACCTCATCACTGGTCACTGCAACCTCACCATCAGTCTACACAACCTCAACACCAGTCAATGTAACCTCACCATCAGTCAACATGACCACACAAATTGTTTATACAACCTCAGCACTCATCATTACAACCTCACCATCAGTAAACATCACCTTGCCACTCATCAGTGTAACCTTACCATCAATAAACATGACCTCACCCCTCATCAGTGCTACCTCACCATCAGTACATATGACCTCACCATCAGTCAATGCAACTACAACactggtcactgtgacctcaccaaCAGTCAATGATGCCTCACCAATAGTCAATATAACATCAACGCTAGTCCATACGACCTCACCACCGGTCAGTGTGACCTCGCAATCAGCTAATGGAACTTCAGCAGGAGTCAGTACGACATCATCAGTTGTTTTCATGACCTCAACACCAGTCAATATAACCTCACAACCAGTCCACATGACCTCACAACTAGTCAACATGACCTCAGAATCAGTCAGTGCAACCTCACCACTCATCCACATGACTTCACCAGTCAACATGACATCACCATCAG CCAACATGACCTCACCACCAATCAATGCAACCTCACCACCAGCCAACATGACCTCGCCACCAATCAATGCAACCTCACCACCAGCCAACATGACCTCACCACCAATCAATGCAACCTCACCACCAGCAAATATGACCTCACCACCAATCAATGCAACCTCACCACCACTCAACATGACCTCACCACCAATCAACATGACCTCACCACCACTCACCTCAATGCCTTTCCCAG GTAATGCAAGCTCTACACCTGTAACTGTAACATCAGCACCACCAGGAAACACAACTACTGGCACTCCACCTGCGACCCCAACAGCTGTAACAACCACGGAGCCAAAAATTCAGTTGGAATTTAAGTTGCAGCAAAATTTTACACAACAACTTACAAACACATCCTCACCAGAATACCAAGCATTAGCAAACACATTGACAGCAGCG CTGGACAATGTCTACTCAGCACAGTATGGAACAAGCTTCAATCGAACTGTCATCAAAAACTTTAG TCCAGGATCTGTTGTGGCAGATGTTGAGCTCATATTCAATGATGTGTCAACACTACCAAATGCCAGTTCTGTGGCTGAGACCATGGTGACTGCTGCTTCAAGCTCAAACTTTTCCCTCTCTGTTGACACAACATCTATTACTGCAACTG ctgttGTGGCACCAACTGAAGCCCCAGCCACTTCAACACCACCAATCAACATGACCTCATCACCAGTCAACATGACCTCATCACCAGCCAACATGACCTCACCACCAATCAATATGACCTCACCACCAGCCAACATGACCTCACCACCAATCAATGCAACCTCACCACCAG GTAATGCAAGCTCTCCACCTGTAACTGTCACATCAGCACCACCTGGACTCACAACAATTGGTGCTCCAGCTACGACCCCAACAGTCACAACCACAGAGCCAAAAGTCAAGTTGGGATTTAAGCTGCAGCAAAATTTTACGCAACAACTTACAAACACATCCTCACCAGAATACCAAGCGTTAGcaaacacagtgacagcagcG CTGGACAATATCTATTCAGCACAGTATGGAACAAGCTTCAATCGAACTGTCATCAAAAGCTTCAG tCAAGGATCCGTTGTGGTAGATGCTGAGCTGATATTCAATAATGTGACTACACTACCAAATGCCAGTTCTGTGACTGAGACCATGGTGACTGCTGCTTCAAGCTCAAACTTTTCCCTCAGTGTCAACACATCATCTGTTACTGCAACTG ttgttttagCACCAACTCAAGCCCCAGCCACAGTTGCACCTTCAACGCCACTAGCCAACATGACCTCAGTCCAACCAGTCTCTACAATGTCACCACCAG GCAATGCAACCTCCCCACCCATAAATGGAACATCAGCGCAGCCAGTTATCACAACTGGTACTTTGCCTATAACAACAGCTGCCCCAGCAGCAGACTCAAAGATCATGTTGGGATTTAAGTTGCAGCAAGCCTTTACAGCAGAGCTTGCAAACAAATCCTCTCCAGAGTTCAAGGTTTtagaaaacaaagtaaaaacaata cttgATCATGTCTACAGCAACAGATATGGAAGCAATTTCCTTCGATCTATTATCAACTCTTTCAG TCAAGGTTCAGTCGTGGTAGATTCTGAGCTGATATTTAAAAACGCCAGCTCAGTGCCAGAACCAAGTGCTGTGGCAAATGTTCTGGTGGAGGCAGTATCCAACAGTTCCAACTTCTCCCTGCCAGTGAATACATCAAGCATTGCTGCAACAA GAATTAGCACATCGACCGCTGAACCTACATCTGTTTCGGCTATGCCTATTACCTCAGCTGCTGCCAATGTCACAGCTTCTCCAACCCAAGCTCCTAATGCTACAGCCGGACCCTCTGCAGCTCCCAATGCTACAGCTGGACCCTCTGCAGCTCCCAATGCTACAGCTGGACCCTCTGCAGCTCCCAATGCTACAGCCGGACCTTCTACAGCTGCAACAGCTCCAACTGCTGCTCCCAATGCAACAGCCGCTACCGATGCCGCACCAACTACTTCATCAACAGATCCTCCTTCATCCACTGAGGGAACTCTAGGTCTTATTTTTAGTCTCAGCCAAAATTTTACATCAGATCTTGCAAATTCATCCTCAACAGCGTTTCAGACTTTAGCTGCAAAAGTTGTTCAAGAG CTAAACAAAGTCGGTAAAAGTCTGTATGGATCATCTTTCAGTCGCTCCTTGGTTAACGCATTCAG AAGTGGATCAGTGGTTGCTGACACGACCCTTGTGTTCAAGGATAAGAGCTCAGTCCCTTCAGCAAGCAATGCAACTTCACAATTAAGCAGTGCACTTAGAAGCAACTCCAGCTCCCTGAATGTCATAGCAGGCAGTGTTAATGCGA cttcctcttcctctgctgctgcttccaccGCTGCACCTACTGTTACATCTGCCCCGACTGCAGCTCCTAACGCAACAGCTGCCCCCACTGCAGCCCCGACAGCGGCTCCCaatgttacagcagctccaACTGCAGCTCCTAATGCTACAGCCGCCCCGACAGCAGCTCCAACTGCAGCTCCtaatgttacagcagctccaACTGCAGCTCCTAATGCTACAGCCGCCCCGACAGCAGCTCCAACTGCAGCTCCTAATGCTACAGCTGCCCCGACTGCAGCTCCAACTGCAGCTCCAACTGCTACAGAGGCTCCAGCTGCTGCTACTAATGCTACAGCTGCTACCACAACTGCATCAACAGATTCTCCATCATCCAGCGAGGGAACCCTTGGCCTTAAATTTAGTCTCAACCAAACTTTTACATCAGATCTCTCCAACTCATCCTCAACAGCGTTCAAGACTTTGGCTGCAAAGGTGGTCAAAGAG ATTAACAACATATCCTCAGGTCTCTATGGATCATCTTTCAGTCGCTCCATTGTTAACGCATTTAC GAGTGGATCCGTGAACGTCGACATGACCCTTGTGTTCAAAGATAAGAACTCAGTTCCTTCAGCAAGCAACGCAACCTCACAATACAGCAGTGCGCTTACGAGCAGCTCCTCCCTGAACGTCATATCGGGCAGCATCTCTGCAG AGTCAACGTCAACGTCAAGCAGTCCTCCTCACCCCACAGTGGTTTCATTGGCAGTTTTTTCATTAACACTGCTGGCACTGGCACAGATACTGACAGACTTATAA
- the LOC126390512 gene encoding mucin-5AC-like isoform X1 — protein sequence MTSRTVSAISLSVNMTSALVNATSPSVYATSQPVNLTSPPVNMTSPPVTATSPSTHMTSPTVSATSSLVTATSPSVYTTSTPVNVTSPSVNMTTQIVYTTSALIITTSPSVNITLPLISVTLPSINMTSPLISATSPSVHMTSPSVNATTTLVTVTSPTVNDASPIVNITSTLVHTTSPPVSVTSQSANGTSAGVSTTSSVVFMTSTPVNITSQPVHMTSQLVNMTSESVSATSPLIHMTSPVNMTSPSANMTSPPINATSPPANMTSPPINATSPPANMTSPPINATSPPANMTSPPINATSPPLNMTSPPINMTSPPLTSMPFPGNASSTPVTVTSAPPGNTTTGTPPATPTAVTTTEPKIQLEFKLQQNFTQQLTNTSSPEYQALANTLTAALDNVYSAQYGTSFNRTVIKNFSPGSVVADVELIFNDVSTLPNASSVAETMVTAASSSNFSLSVDTTSITATAVVAPTEAPATSTPPINMTSSPVNMTSSPANMTSPPINMTSPPANMTSPPINATSPPGNMTSPLINATSPPANMTSPTIYPTSPPANMTSPPLNATSPPANMTSPPANMTSPPINATSPPANMTSPPLNMTSPPLNATSPPPNMTSPPINATSPPGNASSPPVTVTSAPPGVTTIGVPATTPTAVTTTEPKVQLEFKLQQNFTQQLTNKSSPEYQALANTVTAALDNVYSAQYGTSFNRTVIKNFSPGSVVADVELIFNDVSTLPNASSVAETMMTAASSSNFSLSVDTTSITAAAVVAPTEAPATSTPPINMTSSPINMTSSPANMTSPPINMTSPPANMTSPPINATSPPGNMTSPPINPTSPPTNMTSPPLNVTSPPANMTSPPLSATSPPANMTSPPLNATSPPPNMTSPPINATSPPANMTSPLVTITPLPGNASSPPVTVTSAPPGLTTIGAPATTPTVTTTEPKVKLGFKLQQNFTQQLTNTSSPEYQALANTVTAALDNIYSAQYGTSFNRTVIKSFSQGSVVVDAELIFNNVTTLPNASSVTETMVTAASSSNFSLSVNTSSVTATVVLAPTQAPATVAPSTPLANMTSVQPVSTMSPPGNATSPPINGTSAQPVITTGTLPITTAAPAADSKIMLGFKLQQAFTAELANKSSPEFKVLENKVKTILDHVYSNRYGSNFLRSIINSFSQGSVVVDSELIFKNASSVPEPSAVANVLVEAVSNSSNFSLPVNTSSIAATRISTSTAEPTSVSAMPITSAAANVTASPTQAPNATAGPSAAPNATAGPSAAPNATAGPSAAPNATAGPSTAATAPTAAPNATAATDAAPTTSSTDPPSSTEGTLGLIFSLSQNFTSDLANSSSTAFQTLAAKVVQELNKVGKSLYGSSFSRSLVNAFRSGSVVADTTLVFKDKSSVPSASNATSQLSSALRSNSSSLNVIAGSVNATSSSSAAASTAAPTVTSAPTAAPNATAAPTAAPTAAPNVTAAPTAAPNATAAPTAAPTAAPNVTAAPTAAPNATAAPTAAPTAAPNATAAPTAAPTAAPTATEAPAAATNATAATTTASTDSPSSSEGTLGLKFSLNQTFTSDLSNSSSTAFKTLAAKVVKEINNISSGLYGSSFSRSIVNAFTSGSVNVDMTLVFKDKNSVPSASNATSQYSSALTSSSSLNVISGSISAESTSTSSSPPHPTVVSLAVFSLTLLALAQILTDL from the exons ATGACATCACGGACAGTCAGTGCAATCTCTCTATCAGTAAACATGACATCAGCACTAGTCAATGCAACCTCACCATCAGTCTATGCAACCTCACAACCAGTCAATTTAACATCACCACCAGTCAACATGACCTCACCACCAGTCACTGCAACCTCACCATCAACCCATATGACATCACCGACAGTCAGTGCAACCTCATCACTGGTCACTGCAACCTCACCATCAGTCTACACAACCTCAACACCAGTCAATGTAACCTCACCATCAGTCAACATGACCACACAAATTGTTTATACAACCTCAGCACTCATCATTACAACCTCACCATCAGTAAACATCACCTTGCCACTCATCAGTGTAACCTTACCATCAATAAACATGACCTCACCCCTCATCAGTGCTACCTCACCATCAGTACATATGACCTCACCATCAGTCAATGCAACTACAACactggtcactgtgacctcaccaaCAGTCAATGATGCCTCACCAATAGTCAATATAACATCAACGCTAGTCCATACGACCTCACCACCGGTCAGTGTGACCTCGCAATCAGCTAATGGAACTTCAGCAGGAGTCAGTACGACATCATCAGTTGTTTTCATGACCTCAACACCAGTCAATATAACCTCACAACCAGTCCACATGACCTCACAACTAGTCAACATGACCTCAGAATCAGTCAGTGCAACCTCACCACTCATCCACATGACTTCACCAGTCAACATGACATCACCATCAG CCAACATGACCTCACCACCAATCAATGCAACCTCACCACCAGCCAACATGACCTCGCCACCAATCAATGCAACCTCACCACCAGCCAACATGACCTCACCACCAATCAATGCAACCTCACCACCAGCAAATATGACCTCACCACCAATCAATGCAACCTCACCACCACTCAACATGACCTCACCACCAATCAACATGACCTCACCACCACTCACCTCAATGCCTTTCCCAG GTAATGCAAGCTCTACACCTGTAACTGTAACATCAGCACCACCAGGAAACACAACTACTGGCACTCCACCTGCGACCCCAACAGCTGTAACAACCACGGAGCCAAAAATTCAGTTGGAATTTAAGTTGCAGCAAAATTTTACACAACAACTTACAAACACATCCTCACCAGAATACCAAGCATTAGCAAACACATTGACAGCAGCG CTGGACAATGTCTACTCAGCACAGTATGGAACAAGCTTCAATCGAACTGTCATCAAAAACTTTAG TCCAGGATCTGTTGTGGCAGATGTTGAGCTCATATTCAATGATGTGTCAACACTACCAAATGCCAGTTCTGTGGCTGAGACCATGGTGACTGCTGCTTCAAGCTCAAACTTTTCCCTCTCTGTTGACACAACATCTATTACTGCAACTG ctgttGTGGCACCAACTGAAGCCCCAGCCACTTCAACACCACCAATCAACATGACCTCATCACCAGTCAACATGACCTCATCACCAGCCAACATGACCTCACCACCAATCAATATGACCTCACCACCAGCCAACATGACCTCACCACCAATCAATGCAACCTCACCACCAGGTAACATGACCTCACCACTAATCAATGCAACCTCACCACCAGCCAACATGACCTCACCAACAATCTATCCAACCTCACCACCAGCCAACATGACCTCACCACCACTCAATGCAACCTCACCACCAGCCAACATGACCTCACCACCAGCCAACATGACCTCGCCACCAATCAATGCAACCTCACCACCTGCCAACATGACCTCACCACCACTCAATATGACCTCACCACCACTCAATGCAACCTCACCACCACCGAATATGACCTCACCACCAATCAATGCAACTTCACCACCAG GAAATGCAAGCTCTCCACCTGTAACTGTAACCTCGGCGCCACCAGGAGTCACAACTATTGGTGTTCCAGCTACAACCCCAACAGCTGTCACAACCACAGAGCCAAAAGTTCAGCTGGAATTTAAGTTGCAGCAAAATTTTACGCAACAACTTACAAACAAATCCTCACCAGAATACCAAGCATTAGcaaacacagtgacagcagcG CTGGACAATGTCTACTCAGCACAGTATGGAACAAGCTTCAATCGAACTGTCATCAAAAACTTTAG TCCAGGATCTGTTGTGGCAGATGTTGAGCTGATATTCAATGATGTGTCAACACTACCAAATGCCAGTTCTGTGGCTGAGACCATGATGACTGCTGCTTCAAGCTCAAACTTTTCCCTCTCTGTTGACACAACATCTATTACTGCAGCTG ctgttGTGGCACCAACTGAAGCCCCAGCCACTTCAACACCACCAATCAACATGACCTCATCACCAATCAACATGACCTCATCACCAGCCAACATGACCTCACCACCAATCAACATGACCTCACCACCAGCCAACATGACCTCACCACCAATCAATGCAACCTCACCACCAGGTAACATGACCTCACCACCAATCAATCCAACCTCACCACCTACCAACATGACCTCACCACCACTCAATGTAACCTCACCACCAGCCAACATGACCTCACCACCACTCAGTGCAACCTCACCACCAGCCAACATGACCTCACCACCACTCAATGCAACCTCACCACCACCGAATATGACCTCACCACCAATCAATGCAACTTCACCACCAG CCAACATGACCTCACCATTAGTTACCATTACACCTTTGCCAG GTAATGCAAGCTCTCCACCTGTAACTGTCACATCAGCACCACCTGGACTCACAACAATTGGTGCTCCAGCTACGACCCCAACAGTCACAACCACAGAGCCAAAAGTCAAGTTGGGATTTAAGCTGCAGCAAAATTTTACGCAACAACTTACAAACACATCCTCACCAGAATACCAAGCGTTAGcaaacacagtgacagcagcG CTGGACAATATCTATTCAGCACAGTATGGAACAAGCTTCAATCGAACTGTCATCAAAAGCTTCAG tCAAGGATCCGTTGTGGTAGATGCTGAGCTGATATTCAATAATGTGACTACACTACCAAATGCCAGTTCTGTGACTGAGACCATGGTGACTGCTGCTTCAAGCTCAAACTTTTCCCTCAGTGTCAACACATCATCTGTTACTGCAACTG ttgttttagCACCAACTCAAGCCCCAGCCACAGTTGCACCTTCAACGCCACTAGCCAACATGACCTCAGTCCAACCAGTCTCTACAATGTCACCACCAG GCAATGCAACCTCCCCACCCATAAATGGAACATCAGCGCAGCCAGTTATCACAACTGGTACTTTGCCTATAACAACAGCTGCCCCAGCAGCAGACTCAAAGATCATGTTGGGATTTAAGTTGCAGCAAGCCTTTACAGCAGAGCTTGCAAACAAATCCTCTCCAGAGTTCAAGGTTTtagaaaacaaagtaaaaacaata cttgATCATGTCTACAGCAACAGATATGGAAGCAATTTCCTTCGATCTATTATCAACTCTTTCAG TCAAGGTTCAGTCGTGGTAGATTCTGAGCTGATATTTAAAAACGCCAGCTCAGTGCCAGAACCAAGTGCTGTGGCAAATGTTCTGGTGGAGGCAGTATCCAACAGTTCCAACTTCTCCCTGCCAGTGAATACATCAAGCATTGCTGCAACAA GAATTAGCACATCGACCGCTGAACCTACATCTGTTTCGGCTATGCCTATTACCTCAGCTGCTGCCAATGTCACAGCTTCTCCAACCCAAGCTCCTAATGCTACAGCCGGACCCTCTGCAGCTCCCAATGCTACAGCTGGACCCTCTGCAGCTCCCAATGCTACAGCTGGACCCTCTGCAGCTCCCAATGCTACAGCCGGACCTTCTACAGCTGCAACAGCTCCAACTGCTGCTCCCAATGCAACAGCCGCTACCGATGCCGCACCAACTACTTCATCAACAGATCCTCCTTCATCCACTGAGGGAACTCTAGGTCTTATTTTTAGTCTCAGCCAAAATTTTACATCAGATCTTGCAAATTCATCCTCAACAGCGTTTCAGACTTTAGCTGCAAAAGTTGTTCAAGAG CTAAACAAAGTCGGTAAAAGTCTGTATGGATCATCTTTCAGTCGCTCCTTGGTTAACGCATTCAG AAGTGGATCAGTGGTTGCTGACACGACCCTTGTGTTCAAGGATAAGAGCTCAGTCCCTTCAGCAAGCAATGCAACTTCACAATTAAGCAGTGCACTTAGAAGCAACTCCAGCTCCCTGAATGTCATAGCAGGCAGTGTTAATGCGA cttcctcttcctctgctgctgcttccaccGCTGCACCTACTGTTACATCTGCCCCGACTGCAGCTCCTAACGCAACAGCTGCCCCCACTGCAGCCCCGACAGCGGCTCCCaatgttacagcagctccaACTGCAGCTCCTAATGCTACAGCCGCCCCGACAGCAGCTCCAACTGCAGCTCCtaatgttacagcagctccaACTGCAGCTCCTAATGCTACAGCCGCCCCGACAGCAGCTCCAACTGCAGCTCCTAATGCTACAGCTGCCCCGACTGCAGCTCCAACTGCAGCTCCAACTGCTACAGAGGCTCCAGCTGCTGCTACTAATGCTACAGCTGCTACCACAACTGCATCAACAGATTCTCCATCATCCAGCGAGGGAACCCTTGGCCTTAAATTTAGTCTCAACCAAACTTTTACATCAGATCTCTCCAACTCATCCTCAACAGCGTTCAAGACTTTGGCTGCAAAGGTGGTCAAAGAG ATTAACAACATATCCTCAGGTCTCTATGGATCATCTTTCAGTCGCTCCATTGTTAACGCATTTAC GAGTGGATCCGTGAACGTCGACATGACCCTTGTGTTCAAAGATAAGAACTCAGTTCCTTCAGCAAGCAACGCAACCTCACAATACAGCAGTGCGCTTACGAGCAGCTCCTCCCTGAACGTCATATCGGGCAGCATCTCTGCAG AGTCAACGTCAACGTCAAGCAGTCCTCCTCACCCCACAGTGGTTTCATTGGCAGTTTTTTCATTAACACTGCTGGCACTGGCACAGATACTGACAGACTTATAA